The region GAATGGTAATAATGAACTACAGTGCatgagaaaatattagaacttattttcatgaaacatCCTGTAACattatatatcttttcattttctatttgagGTTTCGAAAAATTGGAAGCTAACCTGTGTGAGATATGGCGATCACGAGAACCTTCTCAAAATTATTCATCATTCCAGCTTGGTTCTTATTCCTCTCAACAGGTAAAACTGATCCCtcttcaaaataaatgaagaatGTTCTTTTTTGTGTCTAGAGGCTCTATGCCTATGGTGCTGATGGAATAACAAATTCACTCAGTTTCTTCTAGTGCCGTACTTTCAGCATAAATCAAATAGACCTAATTAGTTGCTGTATAGCTCTGCTATACTAAGTTCTTTAATCTAGTAGTctgtaatatttgttttcagaAACCAATGCATGACATTGACATTCCAAAGCAGTCTGTTGTTCGGTGCTATCTTGGATTTTCAAAGCCTGAAGATTACGTTGGAAAAATTACTCGAAACTCACTCAAAAAGTGGTTGAACAAACTGGTATGTGCAAATGTATCCGTAAAAGTTAAGAGTTTttaattgtttgaatattttagattgtgaATAAGGAAAATTGTCCACATTTTTATGAGAGCATTGTCAATTTCAGGCTAGAAAACACTCAAACCAACTAGCAGAGGCTTCGCTGTCATTGATAGATCACTATGCCTCAGGAAATAAACCCTTGACAGTGATTGGATTTCCTGGACATGCAAATATATATCAATTGGAAGAAATACTGTTCAAGGTACAATAAAAAACACCTCAATCCTGTTTTGCAGTGgtcatcctcacttgccagggtttgattgccttcCGCCAAAGCtcacgccaacacaaaccTGGCGGaaaacccttcattggtctattacattgCCTATGTTGTatacaaaaaaattttttttcagattcgaAGTAAATGGAGTTTTTTAGCAGAATTTATGTTTGTTCATCCACATTCAGACCATAATATGTAAGTCATCAAGTTGTTTTGCTAAGATCCCTACTTCTCGCTATAAAAGAAAGATATTTGTGAATTGTTAAAATGagtaattcattttgtttgaattttcttcATAGGGATCTTGTTCAACGTTATGATGTATTTGCCACTCCATCAATAGTTGTACTAGATAATAAGGGTAAGGAATAGGCCTGTTGCAATGTACCATGTGTCAGAATCAGTTTGCCTAAAACGTACTTGAATTTCTCTAATCATATTTCTTGTACTTTATTTGCTTCATTAGGTCATGGGGAAGTAACCTTGGATAAAAGATTTGTTGAGTATGAagttgaatattcaaaattagatCTGTATTTCGTCTCCAGACATATTCCTGCTTCCAGACTGACTGTGGTAAGATATAGTCATCGCCCAATAGTTTGTATCGGTAACAAAAATACGTAAAGAGGATTCTTaatgtatttagtaaatatggTTTGAATGGTAAAATATGTCTCCTTTTGCGAATATTGTTACAGGCAACCTTTCAGTCGGCAACCCAAATGCATCAGAACTTTAAACCCACTTTCATTCTGTTTTACGCATTTTGGGCAAATAATTCACTGGAGCATCTTCATGCATATCACAGTACAATCATTACCTTGAGAGAACATGGTCTACAAGCGAAGTATGGGCTGGTGGATGTGAATGAAGAATTTGATAGTAAGTTTAAGCTTGTACGATATATATTCAGTTGATTATGTTAAGGCTACATCCTTAATTCTGACTATTTTATTTCCTACATTGTATTGCATCTGCAGTTTTAAATCGCTGGTTTGATGGAACCTATGCCCCGATGATACcatttattgttgtttatgCACCAAAGATAAACTATAGAAATAACAGAGGTATAGTATATTCATAATGATTGCCAATGAAGATTTTCAATTGTTCAAACTGCATTGATTTTCTGTCAAAATAGAATAGTTTCACTCTCACACTGCTCATCTGCTCTCATTATAGTAATGGGTATAACTAGGTATTCAAAGTTTTTATCGCGTCCATCACCTGCTGCAGTCGCTAAATGgttaaagatgaaaaacatcCAATTGATAAACACTAAAACTAACACGTTCACTATTTTTAAGCCGTACCCAAGCATCATTGGCCAGGTAAATGAATGCCAGTTATGGAGTTTACTAAAAACTTAATAGGAGATAAACTTTTGctgcattttcatttcagcaaTCTAGTGTCAATGAAGGTCCGTATGGGTCTCTATGTTCTCTTGAGTATAACAATGCTACAAATAATGAGCCATTTGtatattcaaaaagaaaacaactGAAGGAAGTTAATGTGCAAAGGAAGAAAGAAACAAAGAATTCATTGCTGCTCCTGAAGAAGGTAATGAGGTTTCCTTTGCTCAATGCATGTAGATGTTGTTGTTTTATATCATAGACTATACCTCaaactgaatatatttgaatgttcatttggattgatttTCCAGTCACGAGAACGGATAATACAGATGCTGAATCATGTGGATGGAATTCCAGTTCTTTCTGAGTCCTCAtggcaggaaataataagaaaatcttATCCATCCCTTCATCCTTACACTTCACTACCCTGGGCAGGCCAAGTTAGCAGTATAGTTTTGGTAAGGATTCTCAGTTTTCTTGGTTAAGAGGCTAAGTAGACCTAGATTAGATATCATATGTTTAAATTTCAGGTTGTGTTCCTAATGGCTGACTGTAATAGCTGTAATAGTAAAAGGGATACATTTGTAAAACTGAACAGAGCCGTCAGATCCTTAGGtaatttctcttttatttgttcatGAATTATAAAGTTTGTGTACTTATCTAAAGTTCCCCCACATTATCAGATGATGGTTCGTTATTTCTGGTTAACTGCACTGAAGAAAAATTGTTGTGTGAAAAGGTTGGTGTGATAGGGTTCCCGACTGTAAGTGCATTTCGAGGTTCTGGTTGGCTTTATAACAGTCGATGTGTCTCGGAAAGATCAGCAAAACTGGACAACACAATTCGAATAGATTACCACGGTGTTATACAGGTAGATATTGCAGACTCagatcaatttcttttttaacatTGATACATCCTTATACAATTTAAAACTTTGTAACAATATTTTTAGGTATCGTCGATTATGGATTGGTTGAGTAAGATGGCCGAACCTTCTGTTGACATTATTGGATTTAATAGAGAACCAAAGAAGGCGCTGAAATCTCATTTGGTGAGTTTGTCTAAAAATTAAGTTGTTCTCACATGTTAAAATGTATAATGCATTGATAAATGTCATAAATTCtacatcatttcatttcagtcAACAGGTATTCTAAGAGCTACTCTGATGCCTCGTGATAGTCGATTTCTGGCAAATATCCCGAGGTCGCTGCAGCGGAAATTGTACCCATATGAATGTTTTCGTCTTGTCTGTGAACGATTGTTCAGACAAGTAAGCTGTTTTGCTAAATACAGCCAAGATATTCCACCTACTGAATATTCATCGAAGAATGCACGTGTGATTGTGTCAACGGTAAGTTATACATAATGCTGTCTTTGTTTACATATAGATGGCATCATAGTTTAAGTGAGAAAACTAAATTGTGactgaaaatatatagaatgcCGCTGATTGTAGGCCTACTACTTTGTAAAAACTTTTCTgtagtttctattttgtagGCTTCTCAGCCTCTTCATAAAATGTGAAACatggattttttcaaaataagacatcatttgctgtttaaaaatgttatttttcacTTGCCTTGAATCGAGACCAAACCGCTTCAACCCTATTATTATCAAAAGCCAGGTGTAGGTGTGAAATGAATTAATGTTCTCAAGATGTATACGATGTCGCCACTCCATTATCaacttcattttttatgagaaaCATTTCAAGCAATTTAGTATGGTGAATAAAAAAATGCACTAAACACAAcaatatttgattgaattagTCCCTTAAACAGCCAGCCAGCATTTCTAGGGTAGAATTAATGCAGCTTTTTTCTATTCTTTTATTCGTTGccattttttttcctttttgaataactcaattaaaaaaatgatattttcaacaattGATTATGTTCTAACGATTGATACACCTGTCAATCTTACATCAGGTGGAACTTGAACGTACTGATGGATTAACTGTGACTGTTGTCAAACTCGGTCAAAGACTGATACAAACATTGCAAGATGAAACTATGGCAGAAGTGCATAAATTTCATCAACCTCACACGTAAGATATACAATGTTCCACATTCTCCTATGACACTTTGCtttattctttttgaaaaccTGCGAAATGTGTATGGATTCAGCCTGACATTGTGCAGAATTATATTCAAACGATGctcgatgaaaaatgattctTTTCTAGTTTTGCAAAATATGGTTGGATTCGGACTGACACTAATAATCTCTTATCCTAGTGCTTTCACTCAAATTGATTAGATCTTCTTCTGTAACTGTAGATACAGCATTAGTCACGAGCAAAAATGTGAAGATGACCATGGCAGATGTACTGATTTGATTATCGACTTCGTCAGTGACCACATCCGACTTCTGGTCACTGTCATGACATCGGAAATGTTTCATACAAAGCATAGGTAACTTATAGTTAGAATACACTGATAAATATCATGCCACCAAGTTGAAATTACACGGCTACTTAATGATAACATAACAGCTACATAATAACGAATGCCAGTTTCACAGCAATGGTAATTCGAGAATGATCCCATTGTAATTGCTATTCTTCAGCTGGTATATTTATGAATGCGCTTATTATCTCAATGCTGTAAATGTATGGTTTTGACGTTTTATTTCTCAGCATAGACaacaattttgatttaataATTACGGTAATCGTGCTCTTACTATGGTaacaatttcttaaatatGACCATAGagatgatttctttttcaaaacatcGTTTCTGAGCAAAACTGTGCAACTTATCATTATATGCTGCAACATTAACtcatgatttgattttttaacaATTGTTGTAATTGAAAGCAATTGAAAGGGATTTTATCGCTTAATATGTTTCCCATAAACAAGtagaaatatttatatttttctgttGATGAACGTAGCGATTTTCATGCCAGATTTTTATGAAAGAAATGTTTCTTATGGTATCATTCATTACCTGCGCTTTCTTCAATCtcttatcgatatattcagtTTATTTGTTGGAGCTTTCAATTTTATGATATGTTTATTGAtagtattttgtatttgtgttttgtatcattttctaGCATTTTCTCTGCCTCACAACCAGTTCTATTGGCATTGGTCCATGAAGGCAATGTTTCTGCTGAAGCTGCATTTATTAAGGTGAAATTCTCGATACTGCTGCCATCTACACCTGATTTACCTTCTTAAAGATTTACCATTTTCGTTCTTAAATTTTACGAAAAAATTTAGTTGTTACCGAGGTGTAAAGAATTGAAACTAGACATACTAAACAAAGAATCTTTCTTCAACTGTAGGAATTGACCATTGTTGCCGAGAAAATGTACAAAACCATCAGTGTGGTTACTGTTGATGTATATCAGTATCCGGCATGGGCTGGTCAGTTTGTGCCAAAGAACTATGACTCGAAGATTATTGGTAAGGCCCTGCTATGTATCGGCGAATTATTGGTATTTTTTCAACTCAGAGATTCCCGATCGATTAAAGcaataagataaaaagttATTGTTAGATTCCGTTAAAGATTCTTGTTCTAGACAAAATGTCCCACTGGAGAAACTCTTCcaaattcatttaattgtgTATAAATcgtgttattttaaatgaatgaatgaatgaatagcTTTTTGTCATTTTTGCACCATGATCCATAAAGATACATGTAATACTTGCATTCATCTTTTCTTATCTATGACTCATCGCGATTAATCGTCATGTAAAAATACCTGCTAGTGATTTTCTACTATTTCCCTATTTATAATTGGgtagaaaaatgattttgtgtgCAATTTCCCAGTATCTTCTTGGTGCCTTCTCTTTTTGAATCTTGATTCTCTATTAATTGGATACTGATGGCGAGTTCAATTAAATGCTTCCtattgaaaacaatttcacTCTTGTATATCAGTATGGGCTTCATTGAGATATTGAGGAGATGCTAATGGGCATTAACATCATGAAATAATTACTGACTGCTTAAGATGTGCATtcgtatttattttcatttttcattatttggattcaTAGTTTTCATCATCATGGTGAATGCCAACAAGAGGTCTCGAAACTTGCTGTTGAATCTTTGGTCTTGCCTTTCATTTAGCTGTGGAAATGCAAAGTTCTCCATTTCTCATATGTGCTAATGTTTGCCTTTCGGTGTGAAGCTGTGTTCTAATCCCTGAATAATGTTATCTAATTATCTAGAATTTAGGTatcattacatcattaattgaATTCCTCATTTCAATATTAGCCGAAAAGTGATGGAATTAATAAGTATAATTTGTGACTTTTCTTGGTATatctatattgttatatgtgatatgatatgaattgattataaaatatgaatgtaaTAGTGAATGAGATTGTTTCCATGAAAACTGAACGCTGTACTGGTgtatagaaaatgattttcacttTCAGTGGTGTAGTTATCACCACGATACTTGAAAGCAAACAACAATTAGCGTATTTTACTAGTTTTCCCCGATCTGTCTCTAGACGAAGATTGTTCCTAATTGGGCTACTTATCTTGTATTTCAAGAATTCAAGGTCGATACTCAAATGATAAGAACACTGTTGCCTATGCCTTTGCATATGCCAGGCTCATATTCATAGCTCATCCAGACTATAATATAGTACCagtcattttcaaatcgagcatttattttagaattcaaatttatttttcatacatttGAATTTATCTATACTTAACGAAACCGTATTGTGTATTTGTAACACAGATTTTCTGGGGCAACTGTATATTGAGTGGGTGTAAATATGATTTGAGCCTGAAAGTATGCTCCACATACTTTTTAAAAGCGTATTCCCACCGAATTACTCTGACTActtaaaatgtaaataaacgcaaacaaaaatgataatagaaaatgtcattgCTAAGAGTTTGAGGCAAttgcttttttctaaatatcaagtcatgaatgaaaataatgacctATTATAAGCACTGACTGTTGCTCGACATATTTCGAATTGAGAAAATTCTTGAGAAAGTTTTGCTGACATCACACCACTCCGTGCAGTGACATCACTACTGCCAATTGCGGTTTGAGAAGTGATTTTTTTCCACGAATAGCACGTATAATTTTTTACCAATCCTGTTCCATTTTTGATATGGAGCAATATCTACGTAGTGTTAATTGTTTATCGTCGGTTGTCACTTGCGGTTATTGGGTGTCATCCACAACTTAATTGAAAACCGATCCTATATCATAACTTGTCAGTTACAGTGAACACGTTGAAATGATGTTTAATGGTGAAGCAAGTCGTGTGGGAAACTGGCGTTGCAGACCGTTTTGAATCACTTGGCTTTCTATGAAAGTTCAGTTTCACAATAACGTGACATTTTTACAGGGAAAAAGAcgattagttttttttaaaaagaattttaacATGTGTATTACATGTGTATtactggtttcattatcgttCTGTTTTATTTCACGACGTTCCACAGTGGTTACACGATTGTTGCTGTGctgaattgttttgattttgtggTTTTTAGCGTAAACTGGATTTTGCTCTCATGTCATTGTCAATAAAACTTGGCCGCAGTTTTCATTGACTTAAATTAACACAATTCGTTACGCTATTATCAACGTATACAGCGCATATTTCTGTTTAGAAgacgtttttttcttttctcaaaTCGTCACTCAGCGAGACGATTGTAAATCTGAATTGAGATCGATCGGGTGCACCTTTCTTTAGCTGTTCTTCGTTGAAAGCCTCAATGAAAGTATTACGTCAATGCGCGATTTCGGATTGGCTCTTTAGAATTGTGATAATTTTTATTGCCTTTGATTATCATGTGTAAGAGAGATAGTTATCAGTGGAATGTTATTTTGGGAGTTAGATAAAGATTTGGAATGGGaagtgtaaaaaaaaaatacataagtAGGCATAATTTAAAGAAGTCGGTACTCTAGTCGTTAAGTGTTTTTGCTATCAACGGAACCGCGTCATTAATACAATTTGAGGAATTCAAGTTTTTAAACACATTTTTTCAAACCCCAATCCCTTTTTgtagattcgaacctgatggaaCATGTCTGAAGAAACACGAATTCCAAAATTGTCCGACCTGGTCAGTGATTTGAGTATTAATTAGTCGTAACCGCGGCATTCTGACGCAAATCCCGGTGTAAACAGTGAACTTCTTGACCGCTTCGGTGATGAAAAACAAGCGTAATTGAAACGAGAAGGCAATTACGGCGCGGACGAGTCTTGTCGTTTACGATTTGATTCTCGTTGAGGTTTCCAATAAACCGTTGCAGAATGAGCGGCTGTAACTTTAATTCGTTTTCTCCCCCGTTGACTGATGAATACGAATACGAGTGGACATGCAGTCGGATATTGTCAATTGTGCGGCTGATATAACCGGAGGTTATGAATTCAAGACATCACAGCGTGGTCATCTCAAACTAGATTATCCGTCCAATAGTCTGTATTTCATGTATGATGATAATATGATACGCTTTATTACGTGAACCACTTGTCATTGATTAGCACCGACTTGGCGTGGAGTTTCATGTTATAATGATGGCTGCCGAGTACGCGATGTGGTCTCATCAATTTTTTACGATCATCTTTCCCAAGAGTGAAAGCGATCTTGCCAGAAGTGAAAGTCGTGTCTGTGAGGGATTCGATTGGTACGCGTTGAAACAATCGCGGAAATGCGTGCGCTAAAAAATTAGACGAATCGTGATCAATCTGATATATCGAAAAGTATGCTTCTCTTTAGACTTAGCctcaaatttcaattctagGAGGACGGTTGCTTGTGAACCACGACCGAATACTATTGACCGACTTGTTCTTTAGATTTCTAAGGTCCTCAAGAGAAAAGATCttggttttttcatttttatagaaaaagcTCCCCTCCCCGAGGTCAACAATTTGATCTGTATTTTCAACTAGTCCTTTTCTTATATAAATAAGTTATTGCCAGGATGTGCACATGTCTCATTCTCTTTTTGCTCTTGTTCTGAGTGAATAGGATTATACTGATACCATCGACTATATGTCAAACGTGTGACCAATTTGCCATTGTAAACCTCTGATCCTCACGTGTTATCATTGTCGGGGTCTAGTACTTATGGAACAAAATGATGACTGAGCCGTGATGAGAATCCATAATAAAGATCATACCGATGGAACCTTTTTGATGACGTTGTTCATTTCAGTCAAACAAACCTGGAAGTTTCTGTTGTCGTCTGTATGTTTATTTTACCATcacttattttcattcgattgcagaaaatatatcagtcGTTGTATTTGAACCTGATTACTAATATTTGGCGCAACATCTCAACGGATTTCGCTCACTATTCAGCCTACATGTTGTTAGTTTTTAACTGACTGCCCACGAAGCTTTTAGCCTCGAATCACGTGGTCGAGTAAATGGTAATCTCTTACGAAGTTACGTCTTGAGATTTTCTTGGTTTGTTCAATCGTGAATATTATTGACAAGAGAAGCGTCAGTGATGGCCGATTTATTCGCCGTGTTCGGCGTTGTTGAGTTTTTCTGTTCAGTGAGCATTGACAGTTTCCGTGATTGTCTTCCTGCCTGGAACATTAGTTTAGGATTGCAGTACATTTACTGTGTAAGTGGATGCTCTCGGGCATTTATCAGAAAACCTGACACTTAGCGGATATTTTATGCGCTGTAATTTCAAGGTGTTAGgagaaattcaatcaaaagTTGCGGATTGCTTTTATAAAAGAGGCGCCAAGTCTCTAGCGAATAGATTAAAATGTAATCGATTTAGAAGCTTATTGCGGCATACCGAGTCACTGGAACATAATCTGGTGTCAAGAGTATTATCTGGTATAAATAAAACCTTCCCCGCAAAGAGAATGCTACCATGAACCTGTCAGTTGACATTTTGATCGAACTAGCTTTCGAGTTACCCCGCTTTAAAAAGTACTCGAGTTCTGTAGGTGCCAGCTCTCGATCTCTTTTGATTCGTGATCTTACGGTAGCCTATATCTTTTAAAGTTAGTTATCCAGTGTTGTTTTCAAGAACTACAATGGAATATAGCGGAATGCGAATTAATACTATACTACGCACTATTTACAAACcaaaatgataattcttgaaaaatatcaatcaaattcgaatagaattgaaatcaAGACCATGTACATATCAAAACCTAAAAAGCAAAGTCTTTTTCATTCCTTTAGAATAGTTAGATAATGCTGCGGAGGCGGCACAAGAGATATTTGACATGATGTGGCTGCCTTTGCCCTTGTTATCACGGTAAcaataaatctaatttattgTTGCGTAGGTTTGGGATTAATCGAATGCTTCTATTTTTTGATTCAAATCTAACAAGTTCACATTTCTAGGgatgaatacaatattcaATAGAATTCTAAGAACTGTTTTTATCAATTGAAACTTCCACGAACTGCAGTGTAATTATTGTAAAACTTGTCCCTGCAAACGAAActtatataattgtatttcttatttcagGAAATGACCATGTTTTGGATTTGTACATTTATCCTCGACTATGTATAATTCAGTGGGAAGACCACAACCACGCGGCGTTCTACCATCCACCATCGAAGGATACTGATCCATTTCTGTCGAATaagatattagattttatctcGTCTTACCTAAAAAACCCGTCAGCTCACATCGTTGAGACAGAGTGGTTTTAAAGTAAACTATTTAGGGTGAGTATGCCGCTGCCCGATAATGGGTCCTGAAAATCTGAATTAAAGCAACCAACATGTAAAAAAGAAGGAAGAGATACTGTGGCTGATTTGGGCAAGTCCAACGAATTAAGCTGTGCTTCATAACAAAACTTTAAATATTATGATATTAGAATTGTATCCATATGTGTactatatgtatttttgagtGTCGTATTTCTACCTAGAATATATTATGTGAACGGACCTATTCCTGGTAGGGAAAGAAAACTCAGCCGGATCATGTCCATCATCTTATAATCTGCCTATTGCCATTATTAGTTCCGATGACGTTTTCCTTCGCTACGAAGTATAACCACGTCACAATGGTTTGGATGACACATTTGCCGCCTGCGAAGATTGTTCTAAAATAATTCGTGATGTCCGGCGTCACTGATACTGTCTGTTTTAGCACTTACCCAATTACACGTGTCATGTCTGATGTAGTTTtaacttcaatttttttttgtgtgtgtgtgtttgtgtCAGTCATGATTTTGAACTGAAGCGAGACGTTCTTCGGTAGGAATTTTGAGAAACCGGCGCAGTTTCATTAATCTCATTCCCTGACAGTCATTTCCTCCGTCCCTTAATAGTTTACGATTAATACTAAGTAATTGGCTGCCATTTCCCGTACAATAGCATTGACGCTGTAGCAGGACACTGGGTTATACCATGGACTCTATAGCGTTTTAGAGTCCGCAATGTAGTAAGTCAAAGAGTCAAATCCTAACTCCTGCAGATTACATGTTACTGGCGAA is a window of Tubulanus polymorphus chromosome 2, tnTubPoly1.2, whole genome shotgun sequence DNA encoding:
- the LOC141899331 gene encoding uncharacterized protein LOC141899331; the protein is MHDIDIPKQSVVRCYLGFSKPEDYVGKITRNSLKKWLNKLARKHSNQLAEASLSLIDHYASGNKPLTVIGFPGHANIYQLEEILFKIRSKWSFLAEFMFVHPHSDHNMDLVQRYDVFATPSIVVLDNKGHGEVTLDKRFVEYEVEYSKLDLYFVSRHIPASRLTVATFQSATQMHQNFKPTFILFYAFWANNSLEHLHAYHSTIITLREHGLQAKYGLVDVNEEFDILNRWFDGTYAPMIPFIVVYAPKINYRNNRVMGITRYSKFLSRPSPAAVAKWLKMKNIQLINTKTNTFTIFKPYPSIIGQQSSVNEGPYGSLCSLEYNNATNNEPFVYSKRKQLKEVNVQRKKETKNSLLLLKKSRERIIQMLNHVDGIPVLSESSWQEIIRKSYPSLHPYTSLPWAGQVSSIVLVVFLMADCNSCNSKRDTFVKLNRAVRSLDDGSLFLVNCTEEKLLCEKVGVIGFPTVSAFRGSGWLYNSRCVSERSAKLDNTIRIDYHGVIQVSSIMDWLSKMAEPSVDIIGFNREPKKALKSHLSTGILRATLMPRDSRFLANIPRSLQRKLYPYECFRLVCERLFRQVSCFAKYSQDIPPTEYSSKNARVIVSTVELERTDGLTVTVVKLGQRLIQTLQDETMAEVHKFHQPHTYSISHEQKCEDDHGRCTDLIIDFVSDHIRLLVTVMTSEMFHTKHSIFSASQPVLLALVHEGNVSAEAAFIKELTIVAEKMYKTISVVTVDVYQYPAWAGQFVPKNYDSKIIGNDHVLDLYIYPRLCIIQWEDHNHAAFYHPPSKDTDPFLSNKILDFISSYLKNPSAHIVETEWF